A region from the uncultured Draconibacterium sp. genome encodes:
- a CDS encoding histidine kinase: MSKLTRTRTVFLSLHCFIFGLLAITPKTTLAQSITKEFSYKHYSVHDGLAQMQVMSLFVDSKGYLWCSTKAGLSRFDGNHFKNYPKAILPGFDLTVLGETKDQELLLFGINSFSELVGDSIHEHIYPERKKSSSLMQHSKRHKQKIVYSYLPNSIMQQHVLDYSNIDSLKLYNLNQKFGTAIFIEEGSKNYIWQSNNDTLYISDVKTGKLIQQLLNTKNISHIVQCGSYFVGYNDQHEVFQFKDDKITPVFSIPEQTRFFKIISTPANDALIIKTDKNLYIFKNELICIKEGLTHIRDIIFDVEENLWVATEEGLYNFFQLNFQNFKFNMGNKDWVWSVLEDDEHNFWFASYQNGLWKWDGENTTDYTSTVNSMLPKHLSRRPVPAYYAYYMGASKRGSTLFFPTECNVLKYDAGKFSSVSGLPELPYQMTKVFADGKLYCSGYPGLFILNEEECIKSWTREELGVSSVLNFELDKTNNLVVIGQNGLSVIENDSIIHYNDQNLLHSYSLAKDHHNNIWVAGIANINLYTNDSIKLVDSWEEEAFYSMLFVKPHFLFLGGIKGLYIADLEKYYNNGIFETVLFNQSNGFTGIESGQNGFLTDSEGMVWIPTSDLVTRFDPQQLIQQKIIPPRIYLSIKSSSDNIFWTAETIIDSEKKYKHNRNNLQFKIDAVSFTNSGNIRYYYRLNGLQENWSEATEVNEISYYNLSPGKYEFEVKADAGVSQATSEIIHANFTVMPPFWQVWWFVVIELILLMLTLFFLIQYFRKKEKNKAAIQQRLTQLRSEALAAQLDPHFVMNCLNNISGLVNAGLKKQANQYIVSFSKLLRVILQNVKKESISLSNEIEIVTKYMELEQLRCNHCFSFEIVLPKQYSIKEIMVPPIMLQPLVENSIKHGFAGLKIVNAHIKINLAVKGNFLYISILDNGRGMKTKSEVFGAGLGTKITRERIELLQKRRNIQFEINDRNPGAEVKFRIPLVIKLEHF; the protein is encoded by the coding sequence ATGTCAAAACTTACCAGAACCAGAACAGTTTTTCTCTCGCTTCATTGCTTCATTTTTGGTTTGCTTGCAATCACACCAAAAACAACCCTTGCACAATCTATTACCAAAGAGTTCAGTTACAAACATTACTCCGTACACGACGGACTGGCTCAAATGCAGGTGATGTCGTTGTTTGTCGATAGCAAAGGATATCTCTGGTGCTCCACAAAGGCAGGTTTAAGTCGTTTTGATGGTAACCACTTTAAAAACTACCCAAAGGCAATTTTACCGGGATTTGATTTGACAGTATTGGGAGAAACAAAAGATCAAGAGCTCTTACTCTTTGGTATCAATTCCTTTTCCGAACTGGTTGGTGACAGTATTCATGAACACATTTATCCTGAAAGGAAAAAGAGCTCTTCGCTCATGCAACATTCGAAACGCCATAAACAAAAAATCGTTTACAGTTATCTACCTAATTCAATTATGCAACAACATGTATTGGACTACTCCAATATTGATTCACTAAAACTCTATAATCTAAATCAAAAATTTGGAACTGCTATCTTTATTGAAGAAGGCAGTAAAAACTATATCTGGCAAAGCAATAACGACACTCTTTATATTTCGGATGTAAAAACCGGGAAATTAATTCAACAACTCCTAAACACTAAAAACATTAGTCACATCGTTCAGTGCGGGAGTTACTTTGTAGGGTACAACGACCAACACGAAGTTTTCCAATTTAAGGACGATAAAATCACACCAGTTTTTTCAATACCGGAGCAAACCCGATTTTTCAAAATTATTTCAACACCAGCAAACGATGCTTTAATTATAAAAACGGATAAAAACCTATACATCTTTAAAAACGAATTAATTTGCATTAAAGAAGGGCTTACTCATATTCGGGATATTATTTTTGATGTAGAAGAAAACCTGTGGGTAGCCACCGAAGAAGGACTATACAATTTTTTCCAGTTAAACTTTCAGAACTTCAAATTTAATATGGGAAATAAAGATTGGGTTTGGTCGGTTTTGGAAGATGATGAACACAATTTTTGGTTTGCTTCGTACCAAAACGGGTTATGGAAATGGGATGGAGAAAACACCACCGATTATACATCAACAGTAAACAGCATGTTGCCAAAACACCTAAGCCGTCGCCCAGTTCCGGCTTACTATGCTTATTACATGGGAGCAAGTAAACGTGGATCAACACTCTTTTTTCCTACCGAATGTAATGTGCTAAAATACGACGCCGGAAAATTCTCTTCCGTTTCAGGCTTACCGGAATTACCCTATCAAATGACCAAAGTTTTTGCTGATGGGAAACTATATTGCAGCGGATATCCCGGATTATTCATCCTAAATGAAGAGGAGTGTATTAAAAGTTGGACACGAGAAGAACTTGGCGTATCGAGTGTACTAAATTTTGAATTAGATAAAACCAACAACCTTGTGGTAATTGGCCAAAATGGCTTAAGTGTTATTGAAAACGACAGTATTATTCATTACAACGATCAAAATTTACTTCATAGTTATTCATTGGCAAAAGACCATCATAATAATATATGGGTAGCCGGTATCGCAAATATCAATTTATATACTAACGATTCGATAAAATTGGTTGATTCGTGGGAAGAAGAAGCCTTTTATTCGATGTTATTTGTAAAACCACATTTCCTTTTCCTGGGCGGAATAAAAGGCTTGTACATTGCTGATTTAGAAAAGTATTACAACAACGGTATTTTCGAAACAGTATTGTTTAACCAAAGCAATGGTTTTACAGGAATTGAAAGTGGGCAAAATGGGTTTCTTACCGATTCTGAAGGTATGGTATGGATTCCTACCAGCGACCTTGTTACCCGTTTTGATCCGCAACAATTGATTCAACAAAAAATTATTCCACCACGTATTTATCTTAGTATAAAATCATCATCAGACAACATTTTCTGGACAGCAGAAACAATCATCGATAGCGAAAAAAAATATAAGCATAATCGCAACAATCTGCAATTTAAAATTGATGCAGTATCATTCACTAATTCCGGCAACATCCGTTACTATTACCGATTAAATGGTTTGCAGGAAAACTGGTCGGAAGCAACTGAGGTTAATGAAATAAGCTACTACAACCTAAGTCCGGGTAAATACGAGTTTGAAGTTAAAGCCGACGCTGGTGTGAGTCAGGCCACCTCAGAAATAATCCATGCAAATTTTACCGTAATGCCCCCATTTTGGCAAGTATGGTGGTTTGTTGTAATTGAATTAATTCTTCTCATGCTGACACTGTTTTTTTTAATCCAGTACTTTCGAAAAAAAGAGAAAAATAAGGCTGCAATTCAACAACGCCTCACCCAACTTAGAAGTGAAGCACTGGCAGCACAACTCGACCCACATTTTGTTATGAACTGCCTGAACAACATTAGTGGACTAGTAAACGCCGGGTTAAAAAAACAGGCCAACCAATACATTGTCAGTTTTTCTAAACTGTTGCGCGTAATCCTTCAAAATGTAAAAAAGGAATCCATTAGTTTAAGTAACGAGATTGAGATTGTGACAAAATATATGGAATTGGAGCAATTGCGTTGTAACCATTGTTTCTCGTTTGAAATTGTGTTGCCAAAGCAATATTCCATCAAGGAAATTATGGTTCCCCCAATTATGCTGCAACCGCTTGTCGAGAATTCGATAAAACACGGTTTTGCCGGTTTAAAAATTGTAAATGCCCATATAAAAATAAACCTTGCGGTAAAAGGTAACTTTTTATACATTTCGATACTCGATAATGGAAGAGGAATGAAAACTAAATCGGAAGTATTTGGAGCCGGATTAGGAACAAAAATAACACGTGAAAGAATTGAATTACTTCAGAAACGACGAAATATTCAATTTGAAATTAATGACCGGAATCCTGGTGCAGAAGTAAAATTTAGAATTCCACTGGTAATTAAATTGGAGCATTTTTAA
- a CDS encoding ROK family protein — MKKVAIGVDIGGTNTAIGVVDAEGNVMVKDNISTPSHGDIDQYISDLAAAINELIKSVKLLNENLEVLGIGIGAPNGNYYSGTIEYAPNLSFKGVVRLVELLRAHFPSMQALALTNDANAAAIGEMIYGGAKGMKNFVMYTLGTGVGSGIVVNGDLVYGHDGFAGECGHTTLIPGGRLCGCTALGHLEAYCSAPGMKRTAFELMAHYNATDSLLADKSFNELDSKMIFDAAEKGDKIAIEVFEKTGEWLGQGLADTIHHLSPEAVFLFGGPTAAGDYIFKPAKKYMEKYLLPIFKDKIKILPSELKPGDAAIVGASALVWKEIDK, encoded by the coding sequence ATGAAGAAAGTTGCAATTGGAGTTGATATAGGCGGAACAAATACAGCCATTGGTGTTGTTGACGCTGAAGGAAATGTGATGGTAAAAGATAATATTTCAACACCATCGCATGGCGATATCGACCAGTACATTTCAGATTTGGCAGCAGCCATCAATGAATTAATTAAATCGGTAAAATTGCTGAATGAAAATCTTGAGGTACTTGGTATTGGTATCGGAGCTCCAAACGGAAATTATTACAGCGGCACCATCGAATATGCTCCAAACCTTTCGTTTAAAGGCGTAGTTCGTTTAGTTGAATTGCTGCGTGCACATTTCCCATCGATGCAGGCGCTGGCATTAACAAACGATGCCAATGCTGCTGCTATTGGCGAAATGATTTATGGAGGTGCCAAAGGAATGAAAAACTTTGTGATGTATACCTTGGGAACCGGTGTTGGCAGCGGAATTGTTGTTAATGGCGACCTGGTGTACGGACATGATGGATTTGCCGGAGAATGTGGACACACCACCCTGATTCCTGGTGGTCGCTTGTGTGGATGCACAGCATTGGGCCACCTGGAAGCTTACTGCTCGGCTCCCGGAATGAAACGAACTGCTTTTGAATTAATGGCGCATTACAATGCTACTGATAGTTTGCTTGCTGATAAATCGTTTAACGAACTCGATTCTAAAATGATTTTTGATGCTGCAGAAAAAGGCGATAAAATTGCTATTGAGGTATTTGAAAAAACCGGAGAATGGCTTGGACAAGGTTTGGCCGACACCATACACCACCTGAGCCCCGAGGCTGTTTTTCTTTTTGGTGGACCTACAGCTGCCGGCGATTACATATTTAAGCCTGCAAAAAAATACATGGAAAAATACTTGCTTCCGATTTTTAAGGACAAAATTAAAATCCTTCCGTCGGAACTTAAACCAGGCGATGCAGCCATTGTGGGTGCAAGCGCTTTGGTTTGGAAAGAAATTGATAAATAA
- the yidD gene encoding membrane protein insertion efficiency factor YidD: protein MKTVGKAILKFLGWVLLLPIYIYKYAISPLTPASCRHVPTCSEYAVQAIKLHGPFKGFVLTVHRLSKCHPWGTHGYDPVPPKSPDSKKF from the coding sequence ATGAAAACAGTAGGAAAAGCCATATTAAAATTTTTAGGGTGGGTACTTTTACTTCCAATTTATATTTATAAATACGCCATTTCGCCACTCACACCTGCTTCGTGCCGGCATGTGCCTACGTGTTCTGAATACGCCGTTCAGGCAATAAAATTGCATGGTCCGTTTAAAGGTTTTGTACTTACAGTGCATCGCTTATCAAAATGTCATCCATGGGGTACGCATGGCTATGATCCGGTGCCACCCAAAAGTCCCGATTCAAAAAAGTTTTAA